A window of the Lactuca sativa cultivar Salinas chromosome 7, Lsat_Salinas_v11, whole genome shotgun sequence genome harbors these coding sequences:
- the LOC111917837 gene encoding pentatricopeptide repeat-containing protein At1g79080, chloroplastic: MAVLLNSVPPMTSLSTDHSRKAQTPQFHSFSPKSRFSRVLASSQVALASKDAVFTLPNWRSGRTDPKNKDYRLNDAFLYLEYMVGKGHKPDVYHATQLVYDLCKSKKLRKATRVMEMIVDSGGVPDVASYNFLVSQLCKRGNVGHAMQLVEKMEDHGYPTHTVTYNSLVRGLCMLGNLNQTLMFIDKLIQKGLVPNAFTYSILLEAAYKERGAHEAMELLNDIISKGGEPNLVSYNVLLTGLCKENRTNEALSFFRELPSKGFSPNVVTYNILLRSLCREGRWDEAKGLLAELVEAGLSPSLVTYNILISSLAFHGRTDNALKVLNEMSKGEFKPIAATYNPIIARLCEEKKVEEVMKCLDLMTYRDCNPNEGTYNAIAGLCKQGMVQEAFSIINSLSSKQNSSNHEFYKNVISGLCRKGNTFPAFQLLYEMTRYGFTPDSYTYSSLIRGLCMEGMLDEAMEVFGIIEESSYRADIDNFNALILGLCKSQRTDLALQIFEMMIQKGYMPNETTYTIIVEGIAHQDEKELAALVLRELHLKQVIGRNTVDRLLMQYDFEDFNG; encoded by the coding sequence ATGGCTGTTCTGCTAAATTCGGTGCCTCCGATGACAAGTCTATCCACAGACCACTCCAGAAAAGCTCAGACTCCTCAATTTCATTCGTTTTCCCCCAAAAGTAGATTTTCTAGGGTGTTAGCATCTAGTCAGGTAGCATTAGCTTCAAAAGACGCTGTTTTCACCCTTCCCAATTGGAGATCAGGTAGGACCGATCCGAAAAACAAAGACTACAGGCTTAACGATGCGTTCTTGTATTTGGAATACATGGTTGGAAAAGGTCACAAACCTGATGTTTACCATGCCACTCAACTGGTGTATGATCTCTGTAAATCCAAAAAACTCAGGAAAGCCACTAGGGTTATGGAGATGATAGTTGATTCCGGTGGCGTCCCTGATGTAGCCTCGTATAATTTCTTGGTGAGCCAGTTGTGTAAAAGAGGGAACGTTGGCCATGCAATGCAGTTAGTGGAGAAGATGGAAGATCACGGATACCCAACACATACTGTTACTTATAACTCTCTGGTTAGAGGGCTTTGTATGCTTGGGAACTTGAATCAAACCTTGATGTTCATCGATAAACTGATACAAAAAGGATTGGTTCCTAATGCTTTCACTTATTCAATCTTGCTAGAAGCTGCTTATAAGGAAAGAGGGGCTCATGAGGCGATGGAGCTGTTAAATGATATCATTTCTAAAGGGGGCGAACCTAATCTTGTAAGCTATAATGTCCTGCTTACCGGATTGTGCAAGGAAAACAGAACCAACGAAGCGCTTTCTTTCTTCAGGGAGTTACCTTCAAAAGGGTTTTCTCCAAATGTCGTGACTTATAACATTCTCTTGAGAAGTTTGTGTCGTGAAGGCAGATGGGATGAAGCAAAAGGGCTCTTGGCTGAGTTGGTGGAAGCAGGGTTATCACCATCTTTAGTTACCTACAACATCTTAATCAGTTCTCTTGCTTTTCATGGTAGAACTGATAATGCACTCAAGGTGCTCAATGAAATGTCAAAGGGAGAGTTCAAGCCAATTGCTGCCACCTACAATCCAATCATTGCACGCCTTTGTGAAGAAAAAAAAGTAGAAGAAGTAATGAAGTGTCTGGACTTAATGACATACAGGGATTGCAATCCAAATGAAGGAACCTACAACGCCATAGCTGGCCTCTGCAAACAAGGTATGGTGCAGGAAGCTTTCTCCATCATCAACAGTTTGAGCAGTAAACAAAACTCCTCAAATCACGAATTCTACAAGAACGTGATATCAGGATTGTGTAGAAAGGGGAACACTTTTCCTGCATTTCAGCTTCTTTATGAAATGACAAGGTATGGATTCACTCCAGATTCTTATACTTATTCGTCTTTGATTAGAGGTTTGTGCATGGAGGGAATGTTGGATGAAGCTATGGAGGTATTTGGGATCATAGAAGAGAGTAGTTACAGGGCTGATATCGATAATTTCAATGCACTTATACTTGGACTTTGCAAATCTCAGAGAACAGATTTGGCTTTACAGATTTTTGAGATGATGATACAGAAAGGGTATATGCCAAATGAGACTACTTATACCATTATTGTAGAAGGGATTGCTCATCAAGATGAGAAAGAGTTGGCAGCTTTGGTTTTGAGAGAGCTACATTTGAAACAAGTCATTGGTCGAAATACAGTAGACAGGCTTCTGATGCAATATGATTTTGAGGATTTCAATGGCTAA